Proteins from one Ricinus communis isolate WT05 ecotype wild-type chromosome 9, ASM1957865v1, whole genome shotgun sequence genomic window:
- the LOC8258348 gene encoding uncharacterized protein LOC8258348, with translation MQKPKTLSFDNTEQCKPELPSGSAEDVKQWEEVRCPICMEHPHNAVLLRCSSFDKGCRPFICNTSYRHSNCLDQFCKSSVSSPSTITIQEIPSGRANSCLSAQTDVNGSESQHKLACPLCRGEIYGWFVVDPARKFMNSKTRSCSYENCDFAGNYLELRKHARSDHPTVRPLEVHPERQHNWARLERGVHLSDLRGLITLMNGGGGEEGDVDVELEGPFSADAHELLIFESIIHLLQFGMMGAELINAIGQDDDGDFSNLEMMPRNRNNYRRNNTSIIFNSRQNNFSGNPGERMRRNQNNYGQNSASNNLNSRQNNRFRTNLMERMYMNRNNSGQSNTSSHNLNSRQNNGFRATLVERMTRNQNRYGGNNFSNSNNPNSRQNNSYGGNLSERMRQRRINNIRQRNNLSRRRRLVSRRDGHER, from the coding sequence ATGCAAAAGCCCAAAACTTTAAGTTTTGATAATACTGAGCAATGCAAACCTGAACTCCCATCAGGATCAGCTGAGGATGTCAAGCAATGGGAGGAAGTCAGGTGCCCAATATGCATGGAGCACCCTCATAATGCTGTTCTTTTACGATGTTCTTCTTTTGACAAAGGTTGTCGCCCATTCATTTGCAACACGAGCTACCGCCATTCAAATTGCCTTGACCAGTTCTGCAAATCATCTGTGTCATCTCCATCAACAATAACAATACAAGAAATTCCTAGTGGAAGAGCAAACTCATGTTTAAGTGCACAAACTGATGTTAATGGGAGTGAGTCACAGCATAAGCTTGCTTGCCCTCTGTGTCGCGGAGAAATCTATGGGTGGTTTGTAGTAGATCCTGCTCGAAAGTTCATGAATTCCAAAACGAGGAGTTGTTCTTATGAAAATTGTGATTTTGCTGGGAATTATTTAGAACTCAGGAAGCATGCAAGATCTGATCACCCTACAGTCCGACCATTAGAGGTGCATCCAGAAAGGCAGCACAATTGGGCAAGGCTGGAACGTGGAGTGCATCTTTCCGACTTGCGAGGGTTGATCACCTTGATGAATGGTGGAGGAGGAGAAGAGGGGGATGTGGACGTAGAACTCGAAGGACCGTTTTCAGCAGATGCTCATGAATTGCTAATTTTTGAGTCAATCATTCACCTGCTACAATTTGGGATGATGGGTGCGGAGCTTATCAATGCCATTGGACAGGATGATGATGGCGACTTCAGCAATCTAGAGATGATGCCAAGGAATCGGAACAACTACAGACGCAACAATACTAGTATCATTTTTAACTCCAGACAGAACAATTTTAGTGGCAATCCTGGGGAGAGGATGCGCAGGAATCAGAACAACTACGGACAAAACAGTGCTAGTAACAATCTGAACTCTAGACAGAACAATAGATTTAGGACCAATCTTATGGAGAGGATGTACATGAATCGGAACAACTCCGGACAAAGTAATACTAGTAGTCACAATCTCAATTCTAGACAGAACAATGGTTTCAGGGCTACTCTTGTGGAGAGGATGACGAGGAATCAGAACAGATACGGAGGCAATAATTTTAGTAACAGTAACAATCCCAACTCTAGACAGAACAACAGTTATGGAGGCAATCTCAGTGAGAGGATGCGGCAGAGACGGATCAATAATATTAGACAGAGGAACAACTTAAGTAGGAGAAGAAGATTGGTTAGCAGGAGAGATGGACATGAGAGGTAG
- the LOC8258349 gene encoding actin-depolymerizing factor, with protein sequence MAFRRACGLSVGDHSKSTFVELQRKKVHRYVIFKIDDKRNEVVVEKTGGTAESYGDFSASLPENDCRYAVYDFDFVTSDNCQKSKIFFIAWSPSGSHVRAKMLYATSKARIRRALEGVHYEIQATDPTEMDLEVLRDRAR encoded by the exons ATGGCGTTTAGAAGG GCATGTGGGTTGAGTGTCGGTGATCATAGCAAAAGCACATTTGTTGAACTACAGAGAAAGAAGGTACACAGATATGTGATATTTAAGATTGATGACAAGAGAAATGAGGTAGTGGTGGAGAAGACTGGAGGAACAGCTGAGAGTTATGGTGATTTTAGTGCTTCTTTGCCTGAGAATGATTGTCGTTATGCTGTctatgattttgattttgtcaCATCTGACAATTGCCAAAAGAGCAAGATCTTCTTTATTGCTTG GTCTCCTTCTGGGTCTCACGTTCGTGCAAAGATGCTATATGCAACTTCCAAGGCCAGGATCAGAAGAGCACTGGAAGGCGTCCATTATGAAATCCAGGCAACTGACCCAACTGAGATGGATCTTGAGGTGCTCAGAGACCGTGCACGGTGA